A window of Verrucomicrobiia bacterium contains these coding sequences:
- a CDS encoding HDOD domain-containing protein, with protein sequence MSKENPIEENQTSAKSAPGPRKDKLDIYLDAVKTLPPTPSLMLKLMAIFKQANPDIDEVATLISRDPSLTSEVLKCCNSPRYRGEKNVADMFEAIARLGFYEVYRIVMMISATRSISLDNIESVLVVEALCRHSKATAVAASVVAKATGEDSDAAFIAGLLHDIGKIVLASAEGMRYRMLFQKFKTSGGSISQSEKEDFGFDHSEIGGRLLDRWGLAPEIVIAVRYHHDVAAAVASAELTAVVTLADMIANGWKKRSASDPASLNNFTKAIEALNLDADAVAAITVQVDDQLKLEAALLATPTKGKSTSPAAKK encoded by the coding sequence ATGAGTAAAGAAAATCCAATCGAAGAAAACCAGACGTCCGCGAAGTCCGCCCCGGGTCCGCGCAAAGACAAACTCGACATCTACCTTGATGCCGTAAAGACGCTTCCGCCCACGCCCTCGCTCATGCTGAAATTGATGGCGATTTTCAAACAGGCGAATCCGGACATTGACGAGGTCGCCACGCTCATCAGCCGCGATCCTTCGCTGACTTCGGAAGTTTTAAAGTGCTGCAATTCGCCGCGTTATCGTGGTGAAAAAAATGTGGCGGACATGTTCGAGGCGATTGCACGGCTCGGGTTTTACGAAGTCTATCGCATCGTCATGATGATTTCAGCGACGCGCAGCATTTCGCTGGATAACATCGAGTCGGTGCTGGTGGTCGAAGCGCTTTGCCGGCATTCCAAAGCGACCGCCGTGGCGGCAAGTGTGGTGGCCAAGGCGACGGGAGAGGATTCCGACGCGGCGTTCATCGCCGGCTTGCTGCATGATATTGGCAAAATCGTTTTGGCCTCGGCGGAAGGCATGCGCTACCGGATGCTGTTCCAGAAATTCAAGACTTCAGGCGGCTCCATTTCGCAATCGGAAAAAGAGGATTTCGGATTTGATCACAGCGAGATCGGCGGACGTTTGCTGGATCGCTGGGGATTGGCCCCGGAAATTGTGATCGCGGTTCGTTATCATCATGACGTAGCCGCCGCAGTGGCTTCGGCGGAACTGACGGCGGTGGTCACCCTCGCGGACATGATCGCGAACGGCTGGAAAAAACGGTCGGCCAGCGACCCGGCCAGCCTGAATAATTTCACGAAAGCGATTGAAGCGCTCAATTTGGATGCCGACGCCGTCGCGGCGATCACCGTGCAGGTGGATGATCAATTAAAACTCGAAGCCGCGCTTTTAGCCACGCCCACCAAGGGGAAATCCACCTCGCCCGCGGCAAAAAAATAG
- a CDS encoding two-component regulator propeller domain-containing protein, with the protein MAPFFHALATTPMATNGMDYFIRLWQMGDNGLPENNVTAVIQASDGFLWLGTRSGLARFDGTSFEVFNSGNAPEMRSSHVTCLFEGTNGTLWIGHDNGDVTTYQAGKFSAVPVLAHWLGGKIFAICSDAAGDVWLLNQHGELGRVKDGAVIECSNDRPVHLLAVAKNPRGGFWIQRDTDVSFLDGGKLHPILTNTTTNTYVQGICATHDGGLWVMMEHHIKLWKNGEWAADFEPAPSDWAPSPAMIETRSGYLAVATSDHGLYIALPGHDSMRFCRTNGLSSDWINSMCEDREGNLWVGTGNGGLAMLRAVSVKKMAPPDAWEGRAVLAVDAGKDGRLWMGTEGAGLYSFDGETWTNFTEAVGLEHRYVWSVAPDAPGGIWAGTWGGGVYAQTNGRFERPAGLANLFVAAICRSRTGAMLVGTSEGLLCVSGDRTNWFAGKPDLVSPDVRAVCEAADGTVWFGMSGGGLGCRQNGKVRQYRRGDGLSSDFVQCLHLDEDGGLWIGTLGGGLNRFKDGRFASITKKQGLNDEVICDIEDDGQGNFWISSHDGIMRVNKSELASCANGTRSKVLCLNFGLSDGLPSLECSGGFQPAGCKTADGNLWFPTAKGLACVNPNTIRINPKPPPVVIEEMRVDGLAVANLFALTNELKIPPGHHRLEFDYAGLSYMAPERVRFRYRLDGLDHEWGETSQKRLADFSYIPPGSYVFRVTACNNDGVWSEDGASLAFNVLPYFWQTWWFFGLTGLVAAAAVGGSVLVATRRRMRLKLDRLEHQRAIERERTRIAKDIHDDLGASLTRISMLSQSARSDLTNAPEAAAQVDQICGMARELTRAMDEIVWAVNPEHDSLDSLAIYMGKYAQDYLRSAGVRSRLDIPEELPPWRVTAEVRHNIFLAFKEALNNVVKHSGASEVRVTLTLGLKAFVLSAQDNGRGFTPGLMLHANSSDPDRVEGGHGLANMKLRLEEIGGSFEIQSAPQAGTTGTFSVPLKASRFEDLKMAATMPRKK; encoded by the coding sequence TTGGCACCATTTTTCCACGCCTTAGCCACCACACCCATGGCGACCAATGGCATGGATTATTTTATTCGCCTGTGGCAGATGGGCGACAACGGGCTTCCCGAAAACAATGTCACCGCCGTCATTCAGGCCAGCGACGGATTTCTTTGGCTCGGCACGCGCAGCGGCCTGGCGCGTTTCGACGGCACAAGCTTCGAGGTCTTCAACAGCGGCAACGCCCCGGAGATGCGCAGCAGCCATGTCACGTGTTTGTTTGAAGGGACGAACGGCACGCTGTGGATCGGCCACGACAACGGGGATGTCACGACTTACCAGGCGGGAAAATTTTCGGCGGTGCCGGTGCTGGCGCATTGGCTGGGCGGGAAAATTTTTGCGATCTGCTCGGATGCGGCGGGCGATGTTTGGCTGTTGAACCAGCACGGCGAACTCGGACGCGTGAAAGACGGCGCGGTGATCGAATGTTCCAACGACCGCCCGGTGCATCTGCTCGCGGTGGCGAAAAATCCGCGCGGCGGTTTTTGGATCCAGCGCGATACGGATGTTTCCTTTCTCGACGGGGGCAAGTTGCATCCGATTTTGACCAACACGACGACGAACACTTATGTGCAGGGAATTTGCGCGACGCACGACGGCGGGCTTTGGGTGATGATGGAGCATCACATCAAGCTCTGGAAAAATGGCGAGTGGGCCGCCGATTTTGAACCCGCGCCGTCGGATTGGGCGCCTTCGCCCGCGATGATCGAGACGCGCTCGGGATATTTGGCGGTGGCGACTTCGGACCACGGGTTGTATATCGCGTTGCCGGGGCACGATTCGATGCGATTTTGCCGCACGAACGGCTTGTCGAGTGATTGGATCAATTCGATGTGCGAAGATCGCGAAGGCAATTTGTGGGTGGGAACCGGCAACGGCGGGCTGGCAATGTTGCGGGCGGTGAGTGTGAAAAAAATGGCGCCGCCCGATGCGTGGGAGGGCCGCGCCGTGCTGGCGGTGGATGCCGGAAAAGACGGGCGATTGTGGATGGGCACGGAAGGCGCGGGACTGTATTCGTTCGATGGCGAGACTTGGACAAATTTCACCGAGGCGGTGGGGCTTGAGCATCGGTATGTGTGGTCGGTCGCGCCGGATGCGCCCGGCGGAATTTGGGCGGGCACGTGGGGCGGCGGGGTTTACGCGCAGACGAACGGACGTTTTGAGCGTCCCGCCGGTCTCGCGAATTTATTTGTCGCGGCGATCTGCCGCTCGCGAACGGGGGCGATGCTTGTAGGCACGAGTGAGGGTTTGTTGTGCGTGAGTGGCGACAGAACAAATTGGTTCGCGGGAAAACCGGATTTGGTTTCGCCGGACGTGCGCGCGGTTTGCGAAGCTGCGGATGGGACGGTGTGGTTCGGGATGTCGGGCGGCGGGCTTGGTTGCCGGCAGAATGGCAAGGTGCGGCAATATCGGCGCGGCGATGGGCTATCGAGTGATTTTGTCCAGTGCCTTCATTTGGACGAAGACGGCGGCTTGTGGATCGGAACTTTGGGCGGCGGTTTGAATCGCTTCAAGGACGGACGTTTTGCCTCCATCACAAAAAAGCAGGGACTCAATGACGAGGTTATTTGCGACATTGAGGACGACGGGCAGGGAAACTTCTGGATCAGTTCGCACGACGGCATCATGCGCGTCAATAAAAGCGAGCTGGCCAGTTGCGCCAATGGGACGCGCAGCAAAGTGCTGTGCCTGAATTTTGGCTTGAGCGACGGCTTGCCTTCACTGGAATGCTCGGGCGGATTTCAACCGGCGGGTTGCAAAACCGCGGACGGCAACCTTTGGTTTCCCACGGCGAAAGGATTGGCGTGCGTGAATCCGAACACGATTCGCATCAATCCAAAGCCACCACCGGTGGTGATCGAAGAAATGCGCGTGGACGGATTGGCGGTGGCGAATCTTTTCGCGCTGACGAACGAGCTTAAAATTCCGCCGGGGCATCACCGGCTAGAATTCGATTACGCGGGGCTAAGTTATATGGCGCCCGAACGCGTACGGTTTCGGTATCGCCTGGACGGCCTTGATCACGAATGGGGTGAAACGTCGCAGAAGCGGCTGGCGGATTTCAGTTATATTCCGCCGGGCTCGTACGTGTTTCGCGTGACGGCCTGCAACAACGACGGCGTGTGGAGCGAAGACGGGGCATCGCTCGCATTCAATGTGCTTCCCTATTTCTGGCAGACGTGGTGGTTTTTTGGGCTGACCGGATTGGTCGCGGCGGCGGCGGTTGGTGGAAGCGTGCTGGTGGCGACGCGGCGGCGCATGCGGTTGAAACTCGACCGGCTCGAACACCAGCGCGCCATTGAGCGCGAGCGCACGCGCATCGCCAAGGACATCCACGACGACCTCGGCGCGAGCCTGACGCGCATCTCCATGCTGAGCCAGTCCGCGCGCAGCGATTTGACCAACGCGCCCGAAGCGGCGGCGCAGGTGGACCAGATCTGCGGCATGGCGCGCGAACTCACGCGGGCGATGGACGAAATTGTGTGGGCGGTGAATCCCGAACACGACTCGCTCGACAGCCTGGCGATCTACATGGGAAAATACGCGCAGGATTATTTGCGTTCGGCAGGCGTCCGTTCGCGCCTGGATATTCCCGAAGAATTGCCGCCGTGGCGCGTCACCGCCGAAGTGCGGCATAATATATTTCTCGCGTTCAAGGAAGCATTGAACAATGTGGTGAAACATTCCGGCGCATCCGAAGTGCGCGTGACGCTGACGCTCGGCCTCAAGGCGTTCGTATTGTCAGCGCAAGATAATGGGCGCGGGTTCACGCCAGGGTTAATGCTGCACGCAAATTCGAGCGACCCCGACCGCGTGGAAGGCGGCCACGGACTGGCGAACATGAAATTACGGCTGGAAGAAATCGGCGGCAGTTTTGAGATTCAAAGCGCACCACAAGCAGGCACGACCGGGACTTTTTCCGTGCCGTTGAAGGCATCGCGGTTTGAGGATTTGAAAATGGCGGCGACGATGCCTCGTAAAAAATGA
- the tgt gene encoding tRNA guanosine(34) transglycosylase Tgt codes for MFKRPVSRLNPRFMFELFKTDTQSRARLGRLTTTRGVIDTPAFMPVGTQGSVKALDPRELLEMGTQIILGNTYHLHLRPGLEIITAAGDLHKFINWPKPILTDSGGFQVFSLAKIRKVKAHGVEFRSHLDGSLLFLGPKESMHIQRVLASDIAMVFDECPAHTSAPHEMRDAVERTITWARECREQPRADGQMVFGIVQGGSDAALREQCAKELVAMEFDGYAIGGVSVGEPEPEMMKAVELTEPFLPAHKARYAMGLGTPAQMVELVARGVDMFDCVLPTRVARNGTAFTTKGAVNIKGGFNKLDFRPIEEGCECYACKNFTRAYLRHLLKVNEILGLRMVSVHNSHMYLKLMVDIRAAIAAGTFAEFRREFIANFVPSNKILAAREEASKAGIQT; via the coding sequence ATGTTCAAACGCCCCGTTTCGCGCTTAAATCCGCGGTTCATGTTTGAATTATTCAAGACCGATACGCAATCGCGCGCGCGGCTGGGCCGGCTCACTACCACGCGTGGCGTGATTGATACTCCCGCGTTCATGCCCGTGGGCACGCAGGGCAGCGTGAAGGCGCTCGACCCCCGCGAACTGCTCGAAATGGGCACGCAAATCATTCTCGGCAACACCTATCATCTGCACCTGCGTCCCGGTCTGGAAATTATTACTGCCGCCGGCGACCTCCACAAATTCATCAACTGGCCCAAGCCCATCCTCACCGACAGCGGCGGCTTCCAGGTTTTCAGCCTCGCGAAGATTCGCAAGGTCAAGGCGCACGGCGTCGAATTTCGTTCGCATCTCGACGGTTCATTGTTATTTCTCGGGCCGAAGGAATCCATGCACATCCAGCGCGTGCTCGCTTCGGACATTGCGATGGTTTTTGACGAATGTCCCGCGCACACGAGCGCGCCTCATGAGATGCGCGATGCCGTCGAACGCACCATTACCTGGGCGCGTGAATGCCGCGAGCAGCCGCGCGCCGATGGACAAATGGTTTTCGGCATCGTGCAGGGCGGGAGCGACGCCGCGTTGCGCGAACAATGCGCGAAGGAATTGGTCGCGATGGAATTTGACGGTTACGCCATCGGCGGTGTGAGCGTCGGCGAACCCGAACCCGAGATGATGAAAGCGGTGGAACTGACCGAGCCGTTTTTGCCGGCGCACAAGGCGCGTTACGCGATGGGCCTGGGCACGCCCGCGCAAATGGTGGAACTCGTCGCGCGCGGCGTGGATATGTTCGATTGCGTTTTGCCGACCCGCGTCGCGCGCAACGGAACCGCGTTCACGACCAAAGGCGCCGTCAACATCAAGGGCGGTTTTAACAAGTTGGATTTCCGGCCCATCGAGGAAGGCTGCGAATGTTATGCCTGTAAAAATTTCACCCGCGCGTATTTACGGCATCTGCTCAAGGTGAATGAAATCCTCGGCCTGCGCATGGTGAGCGTCCACAACTCGCACATGTATCTCAAGCTGATGGTGGACATCCGCGCGGCGATTGCGGCGGGGACGTTCGCGGAATTCCGCCGCGAGTTCATTGCGAATTTCGTGCCGTCGAATAAAATTCTCGCCGCGCGCGAGGAGGCAAGCAAAGCCGGCATACAAACCTAA
- the galA gene encoding beta-galactosidase GalA, translating into MLISLAVLGVAHAEDQATNGAVRERLLMDFNWRFAFGHAREPGKDFDPAGNYFSYYAKAGNGAGAAAVDFDDRGWRLLDLPHDWAVEVPFDRAGSASHGYKAIGRNFPATSVGWYRKTFFIPASDAGRRISVEFDGVFRDSTVWVNGFYLGREASGYTGFNYDLTSVLNYGGENVIAVRADASLEEGWFYEGAGIYRHVWLEKTAPLHVADHGTFVSSEVTNNLATITARVTVNNDDTNSVPFEIEQTILDANGQPLASGVSKSLSLAAGTPGEFSSSLTVTNPALWSCESPYLHKLVTTIRTENAVVDRYETSFGIRTVRWDANEGFFLNGKHVELKGTCDHEDHAGVGAAVPDELNMFRLTQLKKMGSNAIRTSHNPPTPELLDACDRLGLLVMDENRRMGASLEVLSELESFIRRDRNHPSVIIWSLGNEEWNLEGNERGRRITEAMQSLVQRLDPTRRVTSAISGGWGYGASTIVDVMGLNYFSHGSEDQFHAKFPGKPMVATEEASTFSTRGIYVTDRDHQHLSAYDVNKPDWGELAEPAWTHYVERPYIAGTFQWTGFDYRGEETPFGWPAISSQFGIMDVCGFPKDNFYYYQAWWSDAPVLHLFPHWNWPGREGEDIDVWVQSNCEEVELFLNGQSQGRKKMPRNSHLEWKVKYAPGTLLARGFNGGKEILADQRETTGAPAAIQLTPHRENLRADREDVSVITTQVNDAQGRLVPNATNEITFSITGPGRIIGVGNGDPSSHEPDKFVETTSALPLENWRMKTVESLTNRPEMAFEVDDSNWQTVSFKPGDGRGNRNQNAQPLVYRASFERPANAGDAALTLVWRATGDEESVCLNGRPLAHGANWNDGNVAFELPPENLRDGKNIIAVALKNSRDSRRNPITGEPGLVCVTKPCGPWKRSLFSGLAQVIVQSTGEPGQIVLTAHSPQVADGVLKLKAVAVSVRPFVQ; encoded by the coding sequence GTGTTGATTAGCCTGGCCGTGCTGGGCGTGGCGCACGCGGAAGATCAAGCCACCAATGGCGCCGTGCGCGAACGCTTGCTGATGGATTTCAACTGGCGGTTCGCCTTCGGCCACGCGCGCGAGCCTGGCAAGGATTTCGATCCCGCCGGAAATTATTTTTCTTACTACGCCAAGGCCGGCAACGGCGCGGGCGCGGCGGCGGTTGATTTCGACGACCGCGGCTGGCGCTTGCTTGACCTGCCGCATGATTGGGCCGTGGAGGTTCCGTTCGACCGTGCGGGCAGCGCGAGTCACGGTTACAAAGCCATTGGCCGGAATTTTCCCGCGACCTCCGTCGGATGGTATCGCAAAACTTTTTTCATTCCCGCGAGCGATGCCGGGCGGCGCATCAGTGTGGAATTCGACGGCGTCTTCCGCGATTCGACAGTTTGGGTGAATGGTTTTTATCTGGGCCGCGAGGCCAGCGGCTACACTGGTTTCAATTATGACCTGACCTCCGTGCTTAATTACGGCGGCGAAAATGTCATTGCCGTGCGTGCGGATGCCTCGCTGGAGGAAGGCTGGTTTTATGAGGGCGCGGGGATTTACCGTCATGTGTGGCTGGAAAAAACCGCGCCGCTGCATGTGGCCGATCACGGAACTTTCGTCAGCAGCGAAGTCACGAATAACCTCGCCACCATTACCGCGCGCGTCACCGTGAACAACGATGACACCAATTCAGTTCCATTTGAAATTGAGCAGACGATTCTCGATGCCAACGGGCAGCCGCTCGCGAGCGGCGTATCAAAATCACTGTCGCTGGCTGCTGGCACGCCTGGTGAATTTTCGTCATCGCTCACCGTCACAAATCCCGCGCTTTGGTCATGCGAATCACCGTATCTGCATAAGCTGGTCACCACCATTCGCACCGAAAACGCGGTCGTGGATCGTTACGAAACTTCCTTCGGCATTCGCACGGTGCGCTGGGATGCGAACGAAGGTTTTTTCCTCAATGGCAAGCACGTTGAACTCAAGGGCACGTGCGACCACGAAGACCATGCTGGCGTCGGCGCGGCGGTGCCGGATGAATTGAATATGTTTCGCCTCACGCAACTCAAGAAGATGGGCTCGAACGCCATTCGCACCAGCCACAATCCGCCGACGCCGGAGTTGCTCGACGCTTGCGACCGCCTCGGCTTGCTTGTGATGGACGAGAATCGCCGGATGGGCGCAAGCCTGGAAGTTCTCAGCGAACTGGAAAGTTTCATCCGCCGTGATCGCAATCATCCCAGTGTCATTATCTGGTCGCTCGGCAATGAGGAATGGAACCTCGAGGGCAATGAGCGCGGGCGTCGCATCACCGAGGCGATGCAGTCGCTTGTGCAGCGCCTTGACCCGACGCGGCGCGTGACTTCGGCAATCAGCGGCGGCTGGGGTTACGGCGCGTCCACGATTGTGGATGTGATGGGCCTCAATTATTTCAGCCACGGCAGCGAAGACCAGTTTCACGCGAAATTTCCCGGCAAGCCGATGGTCGCGACGGAGGAAGCCAGCACTTTTTCCACTCGCGGGATTTATGTCACCGACCGCGACCATCAACATTTGAGCGCCTACGACGTAAACAAACCTGATTGGGGCGAACTCGCGGAACCCGCGTGGACGCATTATGTCGAGCGGCCGTACATCGCCGGAACTTTTCAATGGACCGGCTTTGATTATCGCGGCGAGGAAACGCCGTTCGGCTGGCCCGCGATCAGTTCGCAATTCGGCATCATGGACGTCTGCGGTTTTCCCAAGGACAATTTTTATTATTACCAGGCGTGGTGGTCGGATGCGCCAGTGCTGCATTTGTTTCCGCACTGGAATTGGCCGGGGCGCGAGGGCGAAGACATTGACGTGTGGGTGCAGAGTAATTGCGAGGAAGTCGAGTTGTTCCTCAACGGTCAAAGCCAGGGCCGCAAAAAGATGCCGCGCAATTCGCATCTCGAATGGAAAGTGAAATATGCGCCGGGCACGCTGCTCGCGCGCGGCTTCAATGGCGGAAAGGAAATTCTCGCCGACCAGCGGGAAACGACCGGCGCGCCCGCCGCGATCCAACTCACGCCGCATCGCGAAAATCTTCGCGCTGACCGCGAAGATGTTTCGGTCATCACCACTCAAGTGAACGACGCGCAAGGCCGCCTCGTTCCCAACGCCACGAACGAAATCACTTTTTCCATCACCGGGCCGGGTCGGATCATCGGCGTGGGCAACGGCGATCCCTCGTCGCATGAGCCGGATAAATTTGTCGAGACCACGAGCGCGTTGCCGCTGGAGAATTGGCGGATGAAAACGGTGGAGTCGCTAACAAACCGCCCGGAGATGGCCTTCGAGGTGGATGATTCGAATTGGCAAACGGTGTCGTTCAAGCCCGGCGATGGGCGCGGCAATCGAAATCAAAATGCGCAACCCCTCGTGTATCGCGCAAGTTTCGAGCGACCGGCCAATGCGGGCGATGCGGCCCTCACACTGGTCTGGCGCGCGACGGGTGATGAAGAATCAGTGTGTCTCAACGGGCGTCCGCTGGCGCATGGCGCGAACTGGAATGACGGCAACGTGGCTTTTGAATTGCCACCGGAAAATTTACGAGATGGAAAAAACATCATCGCGGTTGCGCTGAAAAATTCGCGGGACTCACGGCGCAATCCAATCACCGGCGAGCCGGGCCTAGTGTGCGTGACAAAACCTTGCGGCCCATGGAAACGAAGTCTCTTCAGCGGCCTCGCGCAAGTCATCGTGCAATCCACCGGCGAGCCTGGTCAAATCGTGCTGACCGCGCATTCGCCGCAAGTGGCGGATGGAGTGTTGAAATTGAAGGCCGTTGCGGTCAGCGTCCGGCCTTTCGTGCAGTGA
- a CDS encoding tetratricopeptide repeat protein, whose amino-acid sequence MSTNQTSWQSFEDIKRAAEAGDPASQCYIGICYQTGQGVPLDYTQAVIWLRKAAEQNDSSAQCYLGVCYLNGWGVPQEFGEAAKWFREAAEQDDPAAQFNLGVLYETGQGVTQNYAEAVKWYHAAADQGEPQAQFNLGVFYEMGQVVPQDYAEAVKWYLAAADQEVGPAQCNLGLCYQTGRGVPQSNSEAVKWFCRAAKQGDKTAQHNLGLYYASLEAKQAAAAEAAAAAAEAGTETAA is encoded by the coding sequence ATGTCAACCAACCAAACAAGCTGGCAATCCTTTGAGGATATCAAAAGAGCCGCTGAAGCCGGAGATCCGGCTTCGCAATGCTACATCGGCATCTGCTACCAGACCGGCCAGGGCGTGCCGCTGGATTATACCCAGGCAGTGATTTGGTTGCGCAAAGCCGCGGAACAAAACGATTCCTCCGCGCAATGTTATCTCGGCGTTTGCTATCTCAACGGCTGGGGTGTGCCGCAGGAATTCGGCGAAGCGGCCAAGTGGTTCCGCGAAGCCGCCGAGCAGGATGATCCCGCCGCGCAATTCAATTTGGGTGTGCTTTACGAAACCGGCCAGGGCGTGACGCAAAATTATGCCGAAGCCGTCAAATGGTATCACGCCGCCGCCGACCAGGGCGAACCCCAGGCGCAATTCAATCTCGGCGTGTTTTACGAGATGGGCCAGGTTGTGCCGCAGGATTATGCTGAAGCCGTGAAATGGTATCTGGCTGCCGCTGACCAGGAAGTAGGCCCGGCGCAATGCAATTTGGGTTTGTGTTACCAGACCGGTCGCGGAGTTCCGCAAAGCAATTCCGAAGCGGTGAAATGGTTTTGCCGCGCCGCCAAGCAGGGCGACAAAACCGCCCAACACAATCTTGGTCTTTATTACGCAAGTCTTGAAGCCAAGCAAGCCGCTGCCGCAGAAGCGGCTGCCGCTGCTGCTGAAGCCGGCACTGAAACCGCCGCGTAA
- a CDS encoding response regulator transcription factor codes for MSIGVSIIEDDEPTREILMGWIKRSRDFHLVSNHGSAERALLRLPAEKPEVVLMDINLPRMSGIECVRQLKTLMPDTQFLMLTVYEDSDHLFNALAGGASGYLLKRTLREELIEALKDVHSGGSPMSSNIARKLVQSFRRTPEQVDGVEDLTPREREVLRLLAAGDLYKEIADHLRISITTVNAHVRRIYEKLHVRSRAQALAKFPHLAMPEAPRE; via the coding sequence GTGAGCATAGGCGTTTCGATTATTGAAGATGACGAGCCCACGCGGGAAATCCTGATGGGCTGGATCAAGCGTTCGCGGGATTTTCATCTCGTGAGCAACCACGGCAGCGCCGAGCGCGCGTTGCTGCGGCTGCCCGCGGAGAAGCCGGAAGTCGTGCTGATGGACATCAACCTGCCGCGCATGAGCGGCATCGAATGTGTGCGGCAGTTGAAAACGCTCATGCCCGACACGCAATTTCTCATGCTCACCGTTTATGAGGACTCCGACCATTTGTTCAACGCGCTCGCCGGCGGCGCGAGCGGTTATCTGCTCAAGCGCACCTTGCGCGAGGAATTGATCGAGGCGCTCAAGGATGTCCACTCCGGCGGTTCGCCGATGAGCAGCAACATCGCGCGCAAATTGGTGCAATCCTTTCGCCGCACTCCCGAGCAGGTGGACGGGGTGGAAGACTTGACGCCGCGCGAGCGCGAAGTATTGCGGCTGCTGGCGGCGGGAGATTTGTACAAGGAAATCGCCGACCATTTGCGCATCAGCATCACGACGGTGAATGCGCACGTGCGGCGCATCTACGAAAAATTGCACGTCCGTTCGCGCGCGCAGGCATTGGCAAAATTTCCCCACCTCGCCATGCCGGAAGCGCCGCGGGAGTAG